A stretch of DNA from Candidatus Obscuribacterales bacterium:
AGCCACCCACCTGGCTTTTGAGATAATCAAAGTCCTGAGAGGTTTGGGGTAATAGCCCAGCTTCCACACCCGTCACCTGCCGCAGGTGGGCCGCAATTTCGCGATACACTCCTAGGGGCAGATGGATACAACGGATTTGATAGGGGGGCTTAGTATCCTGCGCCGATCGAGCTTGCTTACCAGTCGCCATAATTCAGATGTCCTACACCTCGCCTTGGGCAACGCTGCTATCAACCACCGGCAAGGTGCAGCAGTTCACCTGATCGATGCAAACCTTTCCCCACTGCAGCGCCCAGCGCACCAAGGCTACCCGATTTCCCGTTGCCGTTTTGGTAAGAATATTGCTGACGTGATTATCCACCGTCCGCTTACTGATCTCAAGTTTCTCGGCAATTTCTTGATTGGTCAAACCTGAAGCAACCAAGTCAACAATTTGCAGCTC
This window harbors:
- a CDS encoding response regulator transcription factor gives rise to the protein MSVGESQGSGVLSERELQIVDLVASGLTNQEIAEKLEISKRTVDNHVSNILTKTATGNRVALVRWALQWGKVCIDQVNCCTLPVVDSSVAQGEV